A genomic window from Flintibacter sp. KGMB00164 includes:
- a CDS encoding sugar O-acetyltransferase, with protein sequence MELDEFLAHLNSGAPVQGGGEAHQFMHGVSQEALRITAEINGSYHQPEELRALFSQLIGRPVDESFALFPPFYTDCGKNIHIGKHVFINMGCKFQDQGGIFIGDGTLIGHNVVLATLNHAKSPMDRATMIPAPIHIGKRVWIGSNATILPGVTIGDGAIVAAGAVVTRDVPDNTIVGGVPASVMRSLSEEEMQ encoded by the coding sequence ATGGAATTAGATGAATTTTTAGCACACCTGAACAGCGGAGCCCCGGTACAGGGAGGCGGCGAGGCACATCAGTTTATGCACGGCGTCAGCCAGGAGGCCCTGCGCATCACCGCTGAGATCAATGGCAGCTACCACCAGCCGGAGGAATTGCGCGCCCTCTTTTCCCAGCTCATCGGCAGACCGGTGGATGAGAGCTTTGCTCTGTTTCCGCCTTTTTACACCGACTGCGGAAAGAACATCCACATCGGCAAACACGTTTTTATCAACATGGGCTGCAAATTTCAGGATCAGGGCGGCATTTTTATCGGAGACGGCACGCTCATCGGCCATAACGTGGTGTTGGCCACCCTCAACCATGCCAAGTCCCCCATGGACCGCGCCACTATGATCCCTGCCCCCATTCACATCGGCAAACGGGTCTGGATCGGCTCCAATGCCACCATTCTTCCCGGTGTGACCATCGGCGACGGAGCCATTGTGGCCGCTGGAGCAGTGGTAACCCGGGATGTGCCGGACAATACCATCGTGGGCGGCGTACCCGCCAGCGTAATGCGCTCGTTAAGTGAGGAGGAAATGCAATGA
- a CDS encoding SEL1-like repeat protein, translated as MGQFFSDSVERALKYIYYDLRSQRGAEGFHLLEQAVDAGDADACCLLARCLYGPEYTWPGHRFPTDEKAGDELMRRSVLEGSAIGTLLSLRCGVMNRQLAQAMPLSFQEAFDIVLDKAEHGEPLCQMIIGNAYYWGDFPEIQGKAREDFDSDDAVQSYLRENYAKCEDWLWRSLRSGISTGGVNLANFYREGKAGLISPRPEKAIEVYRYGAEKGYPSYFFYYANELYDQGKKGEAFEFYRRAAEAGEPRAFFWAGYSYELGDGVPKDAARAAQYYQQALEAPIHEKVNPSNRMGMCYYDGRGVERDYAKAFQLLKWAEDHGGPAMLYYLGACYANGQGTRQDYAKAFTYLERIDWNCHPAFYLLGKMYCNGLGVPMDIAKGVEYLQKAGDYVEVKEELRHYKKTFFGKWVRR; from the coding sequence ATGGGACAGTTTTTCAGTGACTCGGTGGAGCGGGCGCTCAAATATATCTACTATGATCTGCGTTCCCAACGCGGCGCAGAGGGATTCCACTTGCTGGAACAGGCCGTGGATGCCGGAGATGCAGACGCCTGCTGCCTGCTGGCCCGGTGTCTGTACGGCCCGGAGTACACCTGGCCTGGCCACCGGTTTCCGACGGACGAGAAAGCGGGGGACGAGCTGATGCGCCGCTCCGTGCTGGAGGGCAGCGCCATCGGAACGCTGCTGTCCCTGCGCTGCGGGGTGATGAACCGGCAGCTGGCCCAGGCCATGCCCCTGAGTTTTCAGGAGGCCTTTGACATTGTGCTGGACAAGGCGGAGCACGGGGAGCCCCTGTGTCAGATGATCATCGGTAACGCCTACTACTGGGGAGATTTCCCGGAAATTCAGGGCAAGGCCCGGGAGGATTTCGACAGCGACGACGCCGTCCAAAGCTATCTGCGGGAGAATTACGCCAAGTGTGAGGACTGGCTGTGGAGGTCCCTGCGCAGCGGCATCTCCACCGGTGGCGTCAACCTGGCCAATTTCTACCGGGAGGGGAAAGCGGGGCTCATCTCTCCCCGGCCGGAGAAGGCCATTGAGGTGTACCGCTATGGGGCGGAGAAGGGGTATCCCAGTTACTTCTTCTACTATGCCAATGAGCTCTATGATCAGGGGAAAAAGGGAGAGGCCTTTGAGTTCTACCGCCGTGCAGCGGAGGCGGGGGAGCCCCGGGCCTTCTTCTGGGCGGGCTACTCCTATGAGCTGGGAGATGGGGTTCCTAAGGATGCCGCCCGGGCAGCCCAATATTACCAGCAGGCGCTGGAGGCGCCTATCCACGAAAAGGTAAACCCGTCCAACCGAATGGGCATGTGCTACTATGACGGGCGTGGCGTGGAGCGGGACTACGCCAAAGCCTTTCAGCTTTTGAAGTGGGCGGAGGACCACGGCGGTCCGGCCATGCTTTACTATCTGGGGGCCTGCTACGCCAACGGCCAGGGAACCCGGCAAGACTACGCTAAGGCATTTACCTATCTGGAACGGATTGATTGGAACTGCCACCCCGCGTTTTATCTTCTGGGGAAGATGTACTGCAACGGCCTGGGGGTTCCGATGGACATTGCCAAGGGTGTGGAATATCTTCAGAAGGCCGGCGATTATGTAGAAGTCAAAGAGGAATTAAGACACTATAAAAAGACCTTCTTTGGTAAGTGGGTCCGGCGGTAA
- a CDS encoding LysR family transcriptional regulator yields MELRVLQYFLAVAREQNISAAAQSLHLTQPTLSRQLKELEEELGKQLMIRGNRKIVLTQDGMLLRKRAEEILELVDRTEKEVMCSEETVSGDIYIGTGETDGVRQIVRSANQIQARYPGIHFHIVSGDAVDVCERLDKGLLDFGVLLGDIDKIKYHYMELPMKDTWGVLMRRDSPLASQDTVSPQDLWDKPLILSRQVDNKSGLYRWLRKEPSELHTAATYNLIYNASLMVDEGMGYAFTLDKLVNTTGSSLCFRPLEPELKLGMYLVWKKSWIFSRAAELFLEELRKQLEPAQGQ; encoded by the coding sequence ATGGAATTGAGAGTGCTGCAATACTTTCTGGCGGTGGCCCGAGAGCAGAATATTTCGGCGGCGGCCCAGTCCCTGCACTTGACCCAGCCCACCCTGTCCCGACAGCTGAAAGAGCTGGAGGAGGAGCTGGGCAAGCAGCTGATGATCCGGGGAAACCGGAAGATCGTTCTGACCCAGGATGGTATGCTGCTGCGCAAGCGGGCAGAGGAGATTCTGGAACTGGTGGACCGGACGGAAAAAGAGGTCATGTGTTCGGAGGAGACCGTCAGTGGGGATATCTACATCGGTACCGGCGAGACCGACGGGGTGCGGCAAATCGTGCGCAGTGCAAACCAGATCCAGGCGCGTTATCCGGGCATCCACTTTCATATTGTCAGCGGCGACGCTGTGGATGTGTGTGAACGACTGGACAAGGGGCTTTTGGATTTTGGCGTTCTCCTGGGTGACATTGATAAAATAAAGTATCACTATATGGAACTGCCCATGAAGGACACCTGGGGAGTCCTCATGCGGCGGGACAGTCCTCTGGCATCCCAGGACACCGTTTCCCCACAGGATCTTTGGGACAAGCCGCTAATCCTCTCCCGGCAGGTGGACAACAAAAGCGGACTGTACCGCTGGCTGCGGAAGGAACCTTCCGAGCTGCACACCGCAGCGACCTATAACCTGATCTACAACGCCTCTTTGATGGTGGACGAGGGGATGGGCTACGCCTTTACGCTGGACAAGCTGGTGAACACAACCGGCAGCAGCCTGTGTTTTCGGCCGCTTGAGCCGGAATTGAAGCTGGGCATGTATCTGGTGTGGAAAAAGTCTTGGATCTTTTCCCGGGCGGCTGAGCTGTTTTTGGAGGAGCTGAGAAAGCAGCTGGAACCCGCACAAGGCCAATAG
- a CDS encoding flavodoxin family protein, with protein MSKNILVISTSPRKGGNSDCLADEFVRGAREAGNQVEKVTLYDKTIGFCKGCLSCQNTQHCIIHDDAEVIAQKMLTADIIAFATPIYYYGMCGQMKTMLDRANPLFPSDYQFRDIYLLAAAAEEDEHTVDGAVTGLQGWIDCFEKARLAGTVFAGGVTTVGEIQNHPALEKAYELGKHA; from the coding sequence ATGAGCAAGAATATTTTAGTGATCTCTACCAGCCCCCGGAAGGGCGGCAATTCAGACTGTCTGGCGGATGAATTTGTCCGTGGCGCCCGGGAGGCCGGCAACCAGGTGGAGAAGGTTACCCTGTACGATAAAACCATCGGGTTCTGCAAGGGCTGCCTGTCCTGTCAGAACACCCAGCACTGCATTATCCACGACGATGCGGAGGTGATCGCCCAAAAGATGCTCACCGCCGACATCATCGCCTTTGCCACCCCGATCTACTACTACGGGATGTGCGGCCAGATGAAGACCATGCTGGACCGGGCCAATCCTCTCTTCCCTTCCGATTATCAGTTCCGGGACATCTACCTGCTGGCTGCTGCGGCAGAGGAGGATGAACATACCGTGGACGGTGCGGTCACCGGCCTGCAGGGCTGGATCGACTGCTTTGAAAAGGCCCGTCTGGCTGGGACTGTCTTTGCCGGCGGCGTGACCACGGTGGGCGAAATTCAAAATCACCCCGCATTGGAAAAGGCCTACGAGCTGGGCAAGCACGCGTAA
- a CDS encoding M20/M25/M40 family metallo-hydrolase produces the protein MNKLKRAARIEEITRDLASQFSVLETPNEVAMAEKVYRIFSQMPYFQAHPENLSYVPVKDDPWNRKSVMAIVRGEKKPSPRTVVMIGHIDTVGVSDYGPLAAYANQPDVLMEKFRDIELPEEVRRDLESGDYLFGRGVFDMKSGDAIIIALLEEISQSVEEFEGNLIYGAVCDEEGNSGGMLNLVPKLAKMQEEEHLEYLALLDTDYMTSEFPGDENKYVYVGTVGKLMPTFYVVGKETHVGESFKGLDPNQITAQIISRVNLNPEFCDVAEGEVTLPPITLRQRDMKPEYSCQIAKSAVLFFNYATHCSTPDQVLERMVGVAQECFQQVIDTLNQHYRTFCNMSRRPYVRLPWKARVMTYQELYTAVKAELGSALDEMVREKSEALLARQDIDTRVRANMLVEYVHGLWSDKDPIVIVYLTPPYYPHVYVEGKSEKDKALLAAVDKAVTSTQTDYKLVYKKFFPYISDLSYGAAPKDPEIIRALKRNTPGFGIFYDLPLKEMQALDLPVLDIGPFGKDAHKFTERIEKHYTFEVAPELVYKTVMNLLHDDPQ, from the coding sequence ATGAATAAGTTAAAGCGCGCCGCCCGTATCGAGGAGATCACCAGAGACCTTGCTAGCCAATTCAGCGTATTGGAGACTCCCAACGAGGTCGCCATGGCCGAAAAGGTCTACCGTATTTTTTCTCAAATGCCCTATTTCCAGGCCCATCCGGAAAATCTGAGCTATGTTCCGGTCAAAGATGATCCCTGGAACCGGAAAAGCGTGATGGCCATTGTGCGCGGCGAGAAAAAGCCCAGCCCCCGCACCGTGGTTATGATCGGACACATTGATACCGTGGGCGTCTCTGACTACGGTCCGCTGGCCGCCTACGCCAACCAGCCCGACGTTTTGATGGAAAAATTCCGGGATATCGAGCTGCCCGAGGAGGTACGCCGGGATCTGGAGTCGGGAGATTATCTGTTTGGGCGCGGCGTCTTTGATATGAAATCCGGCGACGCTATCATCATTGCCCTTCTGGAAGAGATCAGCCAGTCTGTTGAGGAGTTTGAAGGCAACCTCATCTACGGTGCGGTCTGTGACGAGGAAGGTAACTCCGGCGGCATGCTGAACCTGGTTCCCAAGCTGGCCAAGATGCAGGAAGAGGAACACCTGGAATATCTGGCTCTGCTGGACACCGATTACATGACCTCGGAATTCCCCGGGGATGAAAATAAGTACGTATACGTAGGTACCGTGGGCAAGCTGATGCCGACCTTCTATGTGGTAGGCAAGGAAACCCACGTAGGCGAGTCTTTCAAGGGACTGGACCCCAACCAGATCACGGCCCAGATCATCTCCCGGGTCAACCTGAATCCGGAATTCTGTGATGTGGCCGAGGGCGAGGTCACACTGCCTCCCATTACCCTGCGTCAGCGGGATATGAAGCCGGAGTATTCCTGCCAGATCGCAAAGTCGGCGGTGCTGTTCTTCAACTATGCCACCCACTGCAGTACGCCCGACCAGGTGCTGGAACGCATGGTGGGCGTGGCCCAGGAGTGTTTCCAGCAGGTGATCGATACCCTCAACCAGCACTACCGGACCTTCTGCAATATGTCCCGGCGTCCCTATGTGCGTCTGCCCTGGAAGGCGCGGGTCATGACCTATCAGGAGCTGTACACCGCAGTCAAGGCGGAACTGGGCAGCGCGCTGGATGAGATGGTCCGCGAGAAGTCGGAGGCCCTGCTGGCCCGGCAGGATATCGATACCCGGGTGCGGGCCAACATGCTGGTGGAGTACGTCCATGGGCTCTGGAGCGACAAGGATCCCATCGTGATCGTCTACCTCACGCCGCCTTATTACCCCCACGTCTATGTGGAGGGCAAGAGTGAGAAGGATAAAGCTCTGCTGGCCGCGGTGGATAAGGCAGTCACTTCTACCCAGACCGATTATAAGCTGGTCTACAAGAAGTTCTTCCCCTACATCTCCGACCTCAGCTACGGAGCGGCGCCCAAGGACCCGGAGATTATCCGGGCGCTCAAGCGTAACACGCCGGGCTTCGGTATCTTCTACGATCTGCCTCTGAAGGAGATGCAGGCTTTGGACCTTCCCGTTTTGGATATTGGTCCCTTCGGTAAGGATGCACATAAGTTTACTGAGCGCATTGAAAAGCATTATACCTTTGAGGTGGCTCCTGAACTGGTCTATAAAACGGTTATGAACCTGCTCCATGACGATCCTCAGTAA
- a CDS encoding carboxymuconolactone decarboxylase family protein: MAVKQTAGRDALGEFAPKFAQLNDDVLFGEVWSREDKLSLRDRSLVTVVALMAQGLVDSSFQYHLSTAKQNGITRQEIAEILTHAAFYAGWPKAWAAFRMAKEVWSEEAGEDGKAQHQQEMVFPIGAPNDGFAQYFVGQSYLHPLSTSQVGVYNVTFEPGCRNNWHIHQADQGGGQILICVAGRGYYQEWGKAAQELHPGDVVNIPTGVKHWHGAAPDSWFSHLALEVPGENCSNQWLEAVSDEDYCKL, encoded by the coding sequence ATGGCAGTAAAACAGACAGCTGGCAGAGATGCTCTGGGCGAGTTCGCCCCCAAATTTGCCCAGCTCAATGACGACGTATTGTTCGGAGAAGTATGGAGCCGGGAGGATAAATTGTCTCTGCGGGACCGCTCTCTGGTGACCGTAGTGGCTCTCATGGCACAGGGACTGGTGGACAGCTCCTTCCAGTACCACTTGTCCACCGCCAAGCAAAACGGCATCACTCGACAGGAGATCGCTGAGATCCTGACCCATGCCGCCTTTTACGCCGGCTGGCCCAAGGCCTGGGCTGCCTTCCGCATGGCCAAGGAGGTCTGGAGCGAGGAGGCTGGAGAAGACGGCAAGGCACAGCATCAACAGGAAATGGTCTTCCCCATTGGAGCACCCAATGACGGTTTTGCCCAGTATTTTGTGGGACAGAGCTACCTCCACCCTCTCTCCACCAGCCAGGTGGGGGTGTACAATGTGACCTTTGAGCCCGGCTGCCGCAACAACTGGCACATCCACCAGGCTGATCAGGGCGGCGGCCAGATCCTGATCTGTGTGGCCGGCCGAGGCTACTACCAGGAGTGGGGCAAAGCAGCTCAGGAGCTGCACCCCGGCGATGTCGTCAACATCCCCACTGGGGTAAAGCACTGGCATGGAGCCGCTCCGGACAGCTGGTTCTCCCATCTGGCTCTGGAGGTTCCCGGTGAAAACTGTTCCAACCAGTGGCTAGAAGCGGTATCCGACGAGGATTACTGCAAATTATAA
- a CDS encoding alpha/beta hydrolase, translated as MNAKYQGYSFPLRDTVQREKVRFHNRYGIELVGDLYLPMAISGKLAAVAVAGPFGAVKEQCAGLYAEELASRGFAALAFDPSFIGESGGQVRNVASPDINTEDFSAAVDFLSTREFIDPDKVGILGICGWGGMALNAAAMDTRIKATVTSTMYDMTRVNAKGYFDSADSADARYETKKALNAQRTVDYQNGTYARAGGVVDPLPEDAPFFVKDYYDYYKTERGYTERSLNSNDGWNTTSSLSFLNMPILRYSNEIRSAVLMIHGEKAHSCYFSRDAYADMVKNSPYAGNKELLIIPGAVHTDLYDQKNIIPFDKIQQFFQENLK; from the coding sequence ATGAACGCCAAATATCAGGGATACTCCTTCCCTCTGCGGGACACCGTCCAGCGTGAGAAGGTACGTTTTCATAACCGCTATGGGATCGAGCTTGTAGGCGACCTGTATCTGCCTATGGCTATCTCCGGAAAACTGGCCGCGGTAGCGGTGGCAGGTCCCTTCGGCGCGGTAAAGGAACAGTGCGCCGGACTCTATGCCGAGGAGCTGGCCAGCCGTGGCTTTGCCGCTCTGGCCTTTGACCCCTCCTTCATCGGAGAGAGCGGCGGCCAGGTGCGGAACGTGGCCTCCCCCGATATCAACACCGAGGACTTTTCTGCCGCCGTGGACTTTCTCTCCACCCGGGAGTTTATCGATCCGGACAAGGTAGGCATTCTGGGCATCTGCGGCTGGGGCGGCATGGCGCTCAACGCCGCCGCCATGGATACCCGTATCAAGGCCACCGTCACCTCCACCATGTACGACATGACCCGTGTGAACGCCAAGGGTTACTTTGACTCCGCCGACAGCGCCGATGCCCGGTACGAAACCAAGAAAGCCCTCAACGCCCAGCGGACCGTGGACTATCAGAACGGGACCTATGCCCGGGCGGGCGGTGTGGTGGACCCCCTGCCGGAGGACGCCCCCTTCTTTGTGAAGGACTATTACGACTACTATAAGACGGAGCGGGGCTACACCGAGCGCTCCCTCAATTCCAACGACGGATGGAATACTACTTCCTCCCTGTCCTTTCTCAACATGCCCATCCTGCGCTACAGCAATGAGATCCGCAGCGCTGTGCTGATGATCCACGGGGAAAAGGCCCACTCCTGCTATTTCAGCCGGGACGCTTACGCCGATATGGTCAAGAACAGCCCCTATGCCGGAAATAAGGAGCTGCTCATCATCCCCGGCGCGGTCCACACCGACCTCTACGACCAAAAGAATATTATCCCCTTCGATAAGATCCAGCAGTTTTTCCAGGAGAATTTGAAGTAA
- a CDS encoding amidohydrolase translates to MIQDAGYRSWEPTYIRDAEEAIDLKGNLVLPGFSDSHVHFVPSAVDRMKVNLNGSRNFEEIGQRLKDWVERHPQESTVHACCLEVSDLEEKRPPTRNVIDHYLRDYSVLIESRDFHYTVLNTRALHSSRVPFTMEGVELDERQRPTGIFRGKANAFLRRKTADSYSWEDKERAVYELSGRLLKKGVTSIHAMEGGYGFPESDAEFLASCGPKLPLDIAIYFGTTSPEKVKRLGLSRIGDLFLDGSFASGNAALLSNYEDHPGNGTLNYSQEELNSFLLRCYLADLDTSLHAVGNRAMEQALIAHEYARQKTGNVYLRHRIEHAELTTELQRKRAAALGLTFSMQPAFEYYYGGSHSMYAERLGERWRQTNPFREIRNAGIRICGGSDSGLTPVNPLVGIYAAVNPPVDENRLTIEEALSMFTRDAAWAVREEDYKGEIEIGKIADLTVTDRNIFLTNPKNIITAEIIMTIKSGSVLYHNL, encoded by the coding sequence ATGATTCAGGATGCGGGGTACCGCAGTTGGGAACCGACCTATATCCGGGATGCGGAGGAGGCCATTGATCTGAAGGGAAACCTGGTGCTTCCGGGGTTCTCCGACAGCCATGTCCATTTTGTGCCCAGCGCCGTGGACCGCATGAAAGTGAATCTCAACGGCTCCCGGAATTTTGAAGAAATCGGGCAGCGGCTGAAGGACTGGGTGGAGCGCCATCCTCAGGAGAGTACGGTGCATGCCTGCTGCCTGGAGGTATCGGACCTGGAGGAAAAGCGACCTCCCACCCGCAATGTCATTGACCACTATCTGCGGGACTATTCGGTTTTGATCGAAAGCCGGGACTTTCATTATACCGTGCTCAACACCCGGGCGCTGCACAGTTCCCGCGTCCCCTTTACCATGGAGGGGGTGGAACTGGACGAACGTCAGCGGCCCACAGGAATTTTCCGTGGGAAAGCGAACGCCTTTCTGCGCCGGAAGACGGCAGACAGCTATTCCTGGGAGGATAAAGAGCGGGCAGTCTATGAGCTGTCCGGACGGCTGCTGAAAAAGGGAGTTACCTCCATCCACGCCATGGAGGGCGGCTACGGTTTCCCGGAGTCGGACGCGGAATTTCTGGCCTCCTGCGGGCCAAAACTGCCGCTGGATATTGCCATCTACTTTGGAACGACCTCGCCGGAAAAAGTCAAAAGGCTGGGGCTATCCCGGATCGGCGACCTGTTTCTGGACGGCTCCTTTGCCTCGGGAAATGCAGCCCTGCTCAGCAATTATGAGGACCATCCCGGGAACGGAACCTTGAACTATTCCCAGGAGGAATTGAATTCTTTCCTCTTACGCTGTTACCTGGCTGATTTGGATACTTCTCTGCATGCGGTAGGAAACCGGGCTATGGAACAGGCGCTGATCGCCCATGAGTATGCCCGGCAGAAGACAGGAAATGTCTACCTCCGCCACCGGATCGAGCATGCGGAGCTTACCACAGAGCTTCAGCGTAAACGGGCCGCCGCCCTGGGCCTCACGTTTTCCATGCAGCCGGCCTTCGAGTATTATTACGGCGGCAGCCACAGCATGTATGCCGAACGTCTGGGAGAGCGCTGGAGACAAACCAATCCCTTCCGGGAAATCCGCAACGCGGGCATCCGGATCTGCGGCGGCTCGGACAGCGGTTTGACTCCCGTCAATCCTCTGGTGGGCATCTATGCCGCAGTCAATCCTCCGGTGGATGAGAACCGCCTGACCATTGAAGAGGCGCTGTCCATGTTTACCCGTGACGCAGCCTGGGCGGTACGGGAGGAGGACTACAAGGGGGAGATCGAGATCGGGAAAATTGCAGATCTGACGGTCACCGACCGGAACATTTTCCTGACCAACCCCAAAAACATTATTACCGCGGAAATCATCATGACCATCAAGTCTGGCTCTGTTCTCTATCACAATCTTTAA
- a CDS encoding cyclophilin-like fold protein, which yields MTRILYLLLAVLGLSACGNGSSPADSAPPPSQSVISEQESSQSQDNSSSQEEPMLKITVGDQELLATFADNSSAEEFRDLLAQGPVTISMDDYGGFEKVGSLGTTLTRNDTRITTQPGDVILYQGNQITIYYGTNTWNFTRLAKINDSTDLQAKLGTGTVQVTFSLA from the coding sequence ATGACACGAATTCTCTATCTGCTCCTTGCTGTTCTGGGGCTGTCCGCCTGCGGGAACGGTTCGTCCCCGGCGGACTCCGCTCCGCCGCCGTCTCAGTCGGTGATCTCTGAGCAGGAGAGCAGCCAGTCCCAGGACAACTCATCTAGTCAGGAGGAACCCATGTTAAAAATCACCGTAGGAGACCAGGAACTGCTGGCCACCTTTGCCGATAACAGTTCCGCAGAAGAGTTTCGGGACTTGCTGGCCCAAGGCCCGGTGACTATTTCTATGGACGACTATGGAGGCTTTGAGAAGGTTGGCTCATTGGGTACAACGCTGACTCGGAACGATACCCGGATCACCACGCAGCCCGGAGATGTGATCCTCTATCAGGGCAATCAAATCACCATTTATTATGGCACAAATACCTGGAATTTTACCCGTCTGGCGAAAATCAACGATTCCACCGACTTGCAGGCAAAGCTGGGAACCGGAACCGTTCAGGTAACCTTTTCTCTTGCATAG
- a CDS encoding BTAD domain-containing putative transcriptional regulator encodes MDQGLFIQMFGSAEFFVSGKPVTTRLSAKSLAILVFLICHEQRRVTREKLASMFWAESYDTATYNLRYNLWNIKKVIPPDENGAEFLITSKDFCGINPAYRYTSDLTRLEQLLEIHDEDAPADILLEINEILSREFLEDFYIRDSDEFNDWLLFERTRYQKLSQQNLEQLYDSYIKNQDIDRAEEALRALLRINPYEEKYYCRIMKLCLQKGERHAALRWYQSCEDLLRKDLNLAPSKTLRELYLEITSQEQELSPRGETLEELTLELSGNEDTAVISGLLLSEFIELLTCACERTVVNQIPKVFLEDLSSIQSALIPTYGLEGDCRQVSQARLLNSLRGLITQLSKTYCITVYLKQEAMADPFSRHALRYLQRTCPDVFRLYPQ; translated from the coding sequence ATGGATCAAGGATTGTTCATTCAGATGTTTGGCTCTGCAGAATTCTTTGTTTCAGGCAAGCCAGTGACCACCCGACTGAGCGCAAAATCCCTGGCTATCTTGGTATTTTTAATCTGCCACGAGCAGCGCCGGGTCACCCGGGAAAAACTGGCCTCCATGTTTTGGGCGGAGAGCTATGATACCGCAACCTATAATCTGCGCTATAACCTGTGGAACATCAAAAAGGTAATTCCGCCGGATGAAAACGGAGCAGAATTCCTGATCACGTCAAAAGATTTCTGTGGAATCAACCCTGCCTACCGGTATACCTCTGACCTGACACGGCTTGAGCAGCTGCTTGAAATCCATGACGAAGATGCGCCTGCGGACATTCTTCTGGAAATCAATGAAATTCTCAGCCGGGAATTTTTAGAGGACTTTTATATCCGGGACAGCGACGAGTTCAACGACTGGCTGCTGTTTGAGCGCACCCGCTATCAGAAGCTGTCCCAGCAGAATCTGGAGCAGCTCTACGACAGCTATATCAAAAACCAGGATATCGACCGGGCGGAAGAGGCGCTGCGCGCCCTGCTGCGGATCAACCCTTACGAGGAAAAGTATTACTGCCGGATCATGAAGCTGTGTCTTCAAAAGGGCGAGCGGCATGCGGCACTGCGCTGGTATCAATCCTGTGAGGACCTGTTGCGGAAGGATTTGAATCTGGCACCCTCCAAGACCCTGCGTGAGCTATATCTGGAGATCACTTCCCAGGAGCAGGAGCTGTCCCCGCGGGGGGAGACGCTGGAGGAACTGACGCTGGAGCTGTCGGGAAATGAGGATACCGCAGTGATTTCCGGCCTGCTGCTCAGCGAGTTTATCGAATTGCTGACCTGCGCCTGTGAACGTACCGTGGTCAATCAGATCCCAAAGGTATTTCTGGAAGATCTGTCCAGCATACAATCGGCCCTGATTCCTACCTATGGGTTGGAGGGCGACTGCCGCCAGGTCTCTCAGGCAAGATTGCTGAACTCGCTGCGGGGGTTGATCACCCAGCTGTCCAAGACTTACTGCATCACGGTTTACCTCAAGCAGGAGGCGATGGCAGATCCCTTTTCACGTCATGCCCTGCGCTATCTCCAACGTACATGTCCCGATGTTTTCCGGTTATATCCCCAATAA